The genomic region CGAGCGGCTTCGTCGGCACCGGCCCCCTGTGGCCCGACAGCGCGTCGTGATCGGAGCCGCCGAGCTGTCCCAGGCCGAAGGGCGCCGCCCGCAGTGAGGCGGCCGCTGCGGCGGCGGTGCGCTCAGGCGAGCTGGCGCCAGGCGTCGGCGAGGGCGGCGAAGCTGTCCCGGCGGCGGTCCCGGTCGAGGTTCGGGGTGACGACGACGATCTCGTCGACCTGGGCTTCCTGCTTGAGCTCCAGCAGCCGCCCCGCGACGGACTTCGGCGCACCGGTCACCATCCGGCCGTCGTCACCGCGGGCCGCGCGGAACTGGGGCGAGCGGGCGAACGCGCGGATGTCGTCGGGGCGCAGCGGCTCGCGGATCCCGCGGGTGATGTTCTGGATCATCAGGGTCCAGGCGGCCTCGAACTCGCCGATCGCCTCCTCGTCGTCGCTGGCGAAGGCCAGCACGGACATCGCCGCGTACGGCGTCGCGCCGTCGGTGCGCGCGGTGAACTCGCGCCGGTAGGCCCGCAGCGCCTCCACGGCGAGATCCGGGCTCATGTGGTGCGCGAACACCGCGCTCAGGCCGTTGACGGCGGCGAAGCGCGGGCCGTACGGGCTCGACCCCAGCACGAACAGCTCGGGCCGCTCCTCGACCAGCGGCGCGGCCACGAGCTGCGCGTAGGGATGGCCGGCGGGGAAGCCGTCACCGAGGAACGCCAACAGCTCGCCGACCTGCCCGGGGAACTCCGCGCCCGGGTCGCCTGCCACCCCCCGGCGCAGCACGTGGGCCGTCAGCGGGTCGGTTCCCGGGGCCCGACCGAGCGCGAGGTCGATCCGCCCCGGGTACATCGCCAGCAGCGTCCGGAACGTCTCGGCGACCTTGAACGGCGCGTGGTTGGGCAGCATGATGCCGGCCGCGCCCACCCGGATGCGGGACGTGTGCGCGCCGACGTGGGCCGTCAGCAGCTCCGGGGCGCTGCACGCCAGGCTGGTCATGTTGTGGTGCTCGGAGACCCAGTACCGCCGGTAACCGGCCGCCTCGACGGCCTGGGCGACGCTCACCGCGCCGGCGATCGCGGCGCTCGGGCTCTCGCCGTGCTCGATCCCGACGAAGTCGAGAACGGCCAGCGGAAGGACGTCGTCAGCAACACTCACCCTCAGGTCAATTCCCCGTCCCGCGACCGCATTCCCGCCGCCGCCACCCAGGTGCGTGCGGTCGACGACGCCGCAGTCGCGGCCGGCCCCCTCCGGGGTGGGCGGGTTGCGGCACGTCCAGCCCGGCCCGAGCCCGCAGACCGTGCACGACGCACCGCATCCGAGCAGCGCAGCTGACGTCCCGCGGCACCGCCGGGGCGCAGCGAGTCGGCGGGTACCCCGCCGTCCGACCGCGGGCCGGACGTCGGGCGGCGGCGGGCCGGACGGCGGGCGCCGCCGGGAGGAAGGTCCCGCGGAGCCGGGTCCGGCTCGTCCCGTATTCAGAATGCCCGGCCGAGCGACCACGTGCCCCGACCGGGCGACGCATCAGCCCGATCGTCGGGTCACCAGCTGGGAAGAGAAAGCGGACACGATGAGCAGGAAGACCTTCACCGCCCAGGACATCGAGGACTACATCACCGAGTACCGGGCCACCGGCGGCAAGCCGACCGGCAGGTTCGCGGGGCCCACCCGGCTGCTGCTGCACAGCGGCCACGATGCCGACGGCACGCCGCACATCGTGCCGTTGAGCTACTTCGCCGACGCCGACGCCGACCGTTGCGTCGTGCTGGCCATCAACGACGGGCTCGACGAGGATCCGCGGTGGCTGCGGCACCTGCGCGCGCACCCGGAGGTCACCGCCGAGATCGGCAGCGACACCGTCCGGCTGACGGCCACGGAGATCCTCGGTGAGGAGCGCGACGCCATCTACGCGCGCCACGCCGAGACGTTCCCGATCCTGCTGGAGTTCCAGTCGGCGACGACCCGGGTCATCCCGGTCGTCGCGCTCACCCCGACCGGCGGCGCCTGACCCACTCGACGCCGCCGTCGCCGCCGCCTCGCTCCGCCCTCCTGGCCGGGAGCGAGGCGGCGCCGGTCAGTCGCCGAGGGCGGCGGCGCTCGCCGTGTCGGGCATCTCCAGGTGGCACGTGAGTCCGCCGTCGATCGGCAGCAGGACGCCGGTGATGAACGAGCCCTCGTCGGAGGCGAGGAACACCGCTCCGCTCGCGATGTCGCTGGACAGGCCAAGCCGAGGCAACATGATCGTCTTGCGGACGGGCGCCATCAGCGCCTCGTTCGCGACCATCTTCGTCATCTCCTCGCCGCCGGTGTTCGTGAAGCCGACGATGATGGCGTTCGAGCGGATGCCGTACTGGCCGTAGTCGACCGCGATCTGCCGGGTCAGCGAGTTGATCGCACCCTTGGAGGACTGGTAGCTCGGCCGCCCGGTGATCGACAGGACGCTGGAGGCCGCCGAGATGTTGATGATCGCGCCGCCGCCCGCCGCGATGAGGTGCGGGATGGCGTACTTCGCCGCCCAGAACGTCCCGTACAGGCCGATGCGGACGATCTCGTCGAAGACCTCGGTGCTGACGTCGGCGACCTTGGTGTCGGGCCGTCCCGGCCCGGTGAGGTGCGTCGCCGCCGCGTTGTTGACGACGGTCGTCAGCGAACCGTAGGTCGACACCGCCAGCTCGACCGCCGCGCGGACGTCGTCCTCCGACGCCGCGCTGCCGGCGGCGAACGTGACGTTCTCCCCGCGGGCCTTCGCCTCCTGCTCGATCTGCGAGCCGGCGTCCACCGAGCGGCCGGTGAAGACGACGGACGCGCCCTCCCGGGCGAACCGCTCGACGAACTCCCGGCCGATGCCCCGCGTGCCGCCCGTGATGAGGGCGACCTTGCCGGACAGGCGCTGCGCACTCATGACTGCAGCGCCCCGGACACCACGCCGACCGGCGCGGGCAGGTCGAGCACCGTGACCCAGCCGGTCTTCTGCGTGGCGGCGACGCCGGGCAGGCAGGCGACCGCGCGCGCGGCGTTGAGGGCGGCGACGTGGTCCGGACCGTCGTGCGAACCGGGCAGGCCGAACTGCAGCTCGATCGACGGGCTGCCCTCGACGACGACGCGCCAGTTGGGCTCGTCGTCGTCCTGGCGCCAGTCGTCGCCGAGGCCGAGCACCGCGCTCTGCTCGTTGACGAGCTCGTAGAACGGCTTGCCGTTGGAGTAGGCGGTCAGCGTCCACCGGGCCCCGGCGACGTGCCCCTTCGGGATGTGAAGGCCGCTGGGCTGCAGCGTGAGGTCCTCCGGCGCCGCGCCGAACTCCTTCTTCGTCAGCTTGGTGCCGTCGTACGGAATGCCGAGGGCCCGGGCGACGATCTGCGCGGACTGGCCGATGCACCACTGCCAGGACGCGTCGGCGAAGGAAAGCTCGCCGTCGAGGTCCACCTTCTCGGGGATCTCCTGGCCGAAGCCGAGGAACTCGCCGAGCTGGAAGGCCGACGGGTAGTGCGGGACGTGGTCCTTCTGCCAGGCGCGCACGTACGTCACGTCGGCGCTGTAGCCGGTGGCGAACAGCGGCAGGACGTCGCTGATCAGGCCGGGGATGTTGCCGCCGGCGATCAGGGCGGAGCCGCCCTCCTCGCCCGCGGCCTGAATCAGGTCGTACGAGGGTTCGCTCGGCAGGAACCAGCCGCCGTGACTGGAGTAGACGCTGGTGCCCGCGCGCATGAACCGCGCGATCAGCTCCGGCTGCCAGTCGATGCCGTGCCAGGCGAGGACGTCCGCCTTCAGCCCGATCAGCGCGTCGACGTCGCGGGTGGCGATGACGCCCGTGGGGGCGATCCCGACGATGTCGCCGGCGTCCTTACCATCCTTGTCCTCGCTGTGCACGAGAACACCGACGAGTTCGAACGCCGGGTTGCCCTGCACGAGCCGGACCACCGTGCTT from Frankia alni ACN14a harbors:
- a CDS encoding LLM class flavin-dependent oxidoreductase; the protein is MSVADDVLPLAVLDFVGIEHGESPSAAIAGAVSVAQAVEAAGYRRYWVSEHHNMTSLACSAPELLTAHVGAHTSRIRVGAAGIMLPNHAPFKVAETFRTLLAMYPGRIDLALGRAPGTDPLTAHVLRRGVAGDPGAEFPGQVGELLAFLGDGFPAGHPYAQLVAAPLVEERPELFVLGSSPYGPRFAAVNGLSAVFAHHMSPDLAVEALRAYRREFTARTDGATPYAAMSVLAFASDDEEAIGEFEAAWTLMIQNITRGIREPLRPDDIRAFARSPQFRAARGDDGRMVTGAPKSVAGRLLELKQEAQVDEIVVVTPNLDRDRRRDSFAALADAWRQLA
- a CDS encoding nitroreductase/quinone reductase family protein, encoding MSRKTFTAQDIEDYITEYRATGGKPTGRFAGPTRLLLHSGHDADGTPHIVPLSYFADADADRCVVLAINDGLDEDPRWLRHLRAHPEVTAEIGSDTVRLTATEILGEERDAIYARHAETFPILLEFQSATTRVIPVVALTPTGGA
- a CDS encoding SDR family NAD(P)-dependent oxidoreductase — protein: MSAQRLSGKVALITGGTRGIGREFVERFAREGASVVFTGRSVDAGSQIEQEAKARGENVTFAAGSAASEDDVRAAVELAVSTYGSLTTVVNNAAATHLTGPGRPDTKVADVSTEVFDEIVRIGLYGTFWAAKYAIPHLIAAGGGAIINISAASSVLSITGRPSYQSSKGAINSLTRQIAVDYGQYGIRSNAIIVGFTNTGGEEMTKMVANEALMAPVRKTIMLPRLGLSSDIASGAVFLASDEGSFITGVLLPIDGGLTCHLEMPDTASAAALGD
- a CDS encoding dihydrodipicolinate reductase codes for the protein MALRVVVGYTGGVGSTVVRLVQGNPAFELVGVLVHSEDKDGKDAGDIVGIAPTGVIATRDVDALIGLKADVLAWHGIDWQPELIARFMRAGTSVYSSHGGWFLPSEPSYDLIQAAGEEGGSALIAGGNIPGLISDVLPLFATGYSADVTYVRAWQKDHVPHYPSAFQLGEFLGFGQEIPEKVDLDGELSFADASWQWCIGQSAQIVARALGIPYDGTKLTKKEFGAAPEDLTLQPSGLHIPKGHVAGARWTLTAYSNGKPFYELVNEQSAVLGLGDDWRQDDDEPNWRVVVEGSPSIELQFGLPGSHDGPDHVAALNAARAVACLPGVAATQKTGWVTVLDLPAPVGVVSGALQS